The Palleronia sp. THAF1 genome window below encodes:
- a CDS encoding phosphoadenosine phosphosulfate reductase produces MTETMAADDVANIEEARPVDAAGVLEQLQAAAGDRGYHRVLDADHTATLVSRGATLMVSFEEVEVTLKRESGLPVALDLAEDKNWSVLHITAARPTWFRSNAVFAFFDDLADDVFFDEYDRVIFYGAEAGGYAAAAYSVTAPGARVVALAPQATMETRIAGWDTRFPSARRIAFGGRYAYAPEMIEAAEEVMVLFDPQQPMDAMHATLFRNANVTLIPMPYMADPEGGSLALVLERMDLLHPLIDGLGSGEMSRADAHKALRKRHGDLVWLRRLIVRLVAQDRQRLIALACKASLKRGGGPMFRKRLNAAIQAMDARGEYPDWLDD; encoded by the coding sequence ATGACCGAGACCATGGCAGCAGATGACGTGGCAAACATCGAAGAAGCTCGTCCGGTGGATGCCGCAGGCGTGCTGGAGCAGTTGCAGGCCGCAGCGGGCGATCGTGGCTACCACCGGGTGCTGGACGCCGATCATACCGCGACGCTCGTGTCCCGCGGAGCGACATTGATGGTGTCCTTTGAAGAGGTCGAGGTGACGCTGAAACGCGAATCCGGTCTGCCGGTGGCGCTGGACCTTGCCGAAGACAAGAACTGGTCCGTCCTCCACATCACTGCCGCCCGCCCCACCTGGTTTCGCAGCAACGCCGTGTTCGCCTTCTTCGACGATCTGGCCGATGACGTCTTCTTCGACGAATACGACCGCGTGATATTCTACGGCGCCGAAGCCGGTGGATACGCGGCGGCCGCCTATTCCGTAACAGCGCCGGGCGCGCGTGTGGTGGCGCTGGCCCCACAGGCCACCATGGAAACCCGCATCGCCGGTTGGGACACGCGGTTTCCGTCCGCGCGCCGGATCGCGTTCGGCGGACGCTACGCTTATGCGCCCGAGATGATCGAAGCCGCGGAAGAAGTCATGGTGTTGTTCGATCCCCAACAGCCGATGGACGCGATGCATGCCACCTTATTCCGCAACGCCAACGTCACCTTGATCCCTATGCCTTACATGGCGGATCCAGAGGGCGGATCGCTAGCGCTGGTGCTAGAGCGGATGGACCTGCTGCATCCGCTGATCGACGGCCTTGGAAGCGGCGAAATGAGCCGCGCCGACGCCCATAAGGCCCTGCGCAAACGCCACGGCGATCTGGTCTGGCTGCGGCGTCTGATTGTCCGCCTTGTCGCCCAGGATCGACAGCGCCTGATTGCCTTGGCTTGCAAGGCCAGCTTGAAGCGCGGCGGTGGGCCGATGTTCCGCAAGCGCCTGAACGCTGCCATTCAAGCGATGGACGCGCGCGGTGAGTATCCAGATTGGCTGGACGACTGA
- a CDS encoding glycosyltransferase family 2 protein, producing the protein MRVLAISSLRDEGLNLLHWIAHHRAAGVTDWLLFTNDCADGTDTMLDLLQAAGIVTHVRNAVPEGRTPQWSALRQARDQPAYGRADWAMVIDCDEYVNLRPSVPTIPALIDRAGADAIVLPWRLFGHNGHARRPETPPTEAYTRAIPPDALYPALSRFFKTLYRQEAFRAPGVHRPKARKDAAPSWVDGSGQPLGEDFARANQIMLWGQPLATDLVQLNHYSVRSAEDFVAKVARGLPNHTDKPIDLTYWVERNFNAVPDDTIAPMAAATARELEHLRSLPGVAEAEAASRGWHSAGFDAALHDPAMVKLFGRLLLSAGSTAPDAQTAMTLVRLFQRAGV; encoded by the coding sequence ATGAGGGTACTGGCGATCTCCAGCTTGCGGGACGAGGGGCTGAACCTGCTGCACTGGATCGCCCACCACCGGGCGGCGGGGGTGACGGACTGGCTGCTCTTCACCAACGACTGCGCGGATGGCACTGATACGATGCTCGATTTGTTGCAGGCGGCCGGGATCGTCACGCATGTGCGCAACGCCGTGCCGGAAGGGCGCACGCCGCAATGGTCCGCCTTGCGACAGGCGCGCGATCAGCCAGCCTATGGCCGCGCGGATTGGGCGATGGTCATCGATTGCGACGAATACGTGAACCTGCGCCCATCGGTGCCGACGATCCCGGCGCTGATCGACCGCGCGGGCGCCGATGCCATCGTTCTTCCGTGGCGACTGTTCGGTCACAACGGCCACGCGCGCCGCCCCGAAACCCCGCCGACCGAGGCTTATACCCGTGCGATCCCGCCCGATGCGCTTTACCCGGCACTGTCGCGGTTCTTCAAGACGCTCTACCGGCAAGAGGCGTTCCGCGCCCCCGGCGTGCACCGCCCAAAGGCGCGCAAGGACGCGGCGCCATCATGGGTTGACGGATCTGGCCAGCCGCTGGGAGAGGACTTCGCCCGCGCCAATCAGATCATGCTGTGGGGCCAGCCGCTGGCCACCGATCTGGTGCAACTCAACCACTACTCCGTCCGCTCGGCAGAGGACTTCGTGGCGAAGGTAGCGCGGGGGTTGCCCAACCACACCGACAAGCCGATCGACTTGACATACTGGGTCGAACGCAACTTCAACGCCGTGCCCGACGACACCATCGCCCCCATGGCCGCCGCCACCGCGCGCGAGTTGGAGCACCTACGCAGCCTGCCCGGCGTGGCCGAGGCGGAAGCCGCCAGCCGCGGTTGGCACAGCGCGGGCTTCGATGCCGCGCTGCACGATCCCGCCATGGTCAAGCTGTTCGGGCGCCTGTTGCTGTCGGCGGGCAGCACCGCCCCCGACGCGCAGACCGCGATGACGCTGGTGCGCCTGTTCCAGCGCGCGGGCGTCTAG
- a CDS encoding class I SAM-dependent methyltransferase — protein MPLPEIGTLWVGPALSWLEQLCLKSFVDAGHTVHLFAYDKIDGVPNGVTMRDASDIMSADQIMRHARTGSPAYHADIFRLKMMAQTDLIWADTDAYCVQPWDIDPAKPFYGWISDDVEQVNNGVLRLPKDSRTLDLMTEFASDPYPIPPWLNGKRQADLRAAKEAGQGVHVTELPWGVLGPDLLTHMLTETGEIEHAQPGHVIYPIPFKDTVMLFQPKRHAAAEKLIKPDTLSIHLWGRRFRNSAAKRGGVPDPASYVGTLCVRHGIDPEQTRHLMKLKPNASSSITSLPSDIDTSMFSDVDVANLILQRSEVVASREAILAWEAGDDAPLLNLAQTARDAVLTGALERLRSRCDVFAPSVDAQKPKRIADIGCGYAMASLVLYHRYQCDVVLIDIEQAPNRHFGFQDTGAAYADLSTARAFLEANGVPSDKIKTVNPLKQPIADAGTVDLAFSLISCGFHYPAETYADFYREQVTPEGQIVLDIRKGSGGIPAMKKFGALTVLDQEKGLSTILVQKQPENA, from the coding sequence ATGCCCCTTCCTGAGATCGGCACGCTGTGGGTCGGCCCCGCGCTAAGCTGGCTGGAACAGCTTTGCCTGAAAAGTTTTGTGGACGCGGGGCATACCGTTCATCTGTTCGCCTATGACAAGATCGATGGCGTGCCCAATGGCGTGACCATGCGGGATGCGTCCGACATCATGTCCGCCGATCAGATCATGCGCCATGCACGCACCGGATCGCCCGCGTATCACGCCGATATCTTCCGGCTGAAGATGATGGCGCAGACCGATTTGATCTGGGCCGACACCGATGCGTATTGCGTGCAGCCGTGGGATATCGATCCCGCCAAGCCGTTTTACGGTTGGATTTCCGACGACGTGGAGCAGGTCAACAATGGCGTTCTTCGGCTTCCCAAAGACAGCCGGACCTTGGATTTGATGACCGAATTCGCCTCTGATCCCTATCCAATCCCGCCGTGGTTGAACGGAAAGCGCCAGGCCGACCTGCGCGCCGCGAAAGAGGCTGGGCAGGGCGTGCATGTGACTGAACTGCCGTGGGGCGTGCTGGGTCCGGATCTTCTGACCCATATGCTCACCGAAACCGGAGAGATCGAACACGCGCAGCCCGGCCATGTCATCTATCCGATCCCGTTCAAGGACACGGTGATGCTGTTCCAGCCGAAACGCCATGCTGCCGCAGAAAAACTGATCAAACCCGACACCCTGTCGATCCACCTGTGGGGGCGGCGCTTCCGCAATTCCGCGGCCAAGCGGGGCGGCGTTCCCGATCCGGCAAGCTACGTCGGTACGTTGTGCGTGCGGCACGGGATCGACCCCGAGCAAACGAGGCACCTCATGAAGCTGAAACCGAATGCGTCCAGTTCCATTACCTCCCTGCCGTCCGACATCGACACATCGATGTTCAGCGATGTGGATGTTGCGAACCTGATCCTGCAGCGTTCGGAAGTGGTCGCCTCGCGAGAAGCGATCCTAGCGTGGGAAGCGGGTGACGATGCACCTTTGCTGAACCTCGCGCAGACTGCGCGTGATGCCGTTCTGACCGGTGCGCTTGAGCGGTTGCGGTCGCGGTGTGATGTGTTCGCGCCCAGCGTCGATGCGCAGAAGCCCAAACGCATCGCGGATATCGGGTGTGGCTACGCCATGGCGTCGCTGGTTCTGTATCACCGCTATCAGTGCGACGTGGTACTGATCGATATCGAGCAAGCGCCGAACCGCCATTTCGGCTTTCAAGACACCGGGGCGGCTTACGCCGATCTCTCCACGGCCCGCGCCTTCCTAGAGGCCAACGGAGTGCCATCGGACAAGATCAAGACCGTCAATCCGCTTAAGCAACCCATCGCAGACGCGGGCACCGTTGATCTGGCGTTTTCGTTGATTTCTTGTGGCTTCCACTATCCGGCTGAGACTTACGCCGATTTCTATCGTGAGCAAGTGACGCCTGAAGGGCAGATCGTGCTGGACATCCGCAAGGGCTCTGGCGGCATTCCGGCCATGAAGAAATTCGGGGCATTGACCGTTCTTGATCAGGAAAAGGGCCTATCGACGATCCTTGTTCAAAAGCAGCCAGAAAACGCATGA
- a CDS encoding vWA domain-containing protein — protein sequence MAKYTDLDLPEHPKLAHNITWFARALRTAGLPIGPGRVIDAIRAVETAGFTDKRDFYWVLHACFVTKRDQRETFDQVFRLYWRDPRYMEQMISFMSPMVRGVAEERTAKAAEKRAAEALLEGAQEPDLPPPLEEEPQEDTLIEVDASRTMSDEERLRTLDFEQMSNAEMARAKKMIARLTLPVQPLKSRRTIAAPQGLSPDWRRTMRTAMRSGGELTRFERRTPRIRWPALVAICDISGSMSHYSRAVLHFLHAVSNQKGAGWADVHAFTFGTRLTNITRHLRQRDVDAALAAAGAQAQDWEGGTRIGQCLTEFNRDWSRRVMGQGAIVLLITDGLDRGDPDELERAITRLQLTARRVIWLNPLLRFDGFAPKAKGIATILRHVDSFRAGHDIASLEGLAAAIAKPDDVGEKARMMRLLGV from the coding sequence ATGGCGAAATACACCGATCTCGACCTGCCGGAGCACCCGAAGCTCGCGCACAACATCACGTGGTTCGCCCGTGCGTTGCGCACCGCTGGCCTGCCCATAGGTCCGGGCCGCGTGATCGATGCGATCCGCGCCGTGGAGACTGCAGGCTTCACCGACAAGCGCGACTTCTACTGGGTTCTGCACGCCTGCTTCGTCACCAAACGCGACCAGCGCGAGACCTTCGATCAGGTGTTCCGCCTGTACTGGCGCGACCCGCGATACATGGAACAGATGATTTCCTTCATGTCGCCGATGGTGCGCGGCGTTGCCGAGGAACGGACCGCCAAGGCCGCCGAAAAACGCGCGGCAGAGGCGTTGCTGGAGGGTGCGCAGGAACCCGACCTGCCGCCCCCGCTGGAAGAAGAGCCGCAAGAGGACACCCTGATAGAGGTCGACGCCAGCCGCACCATGTCCGACGAGGAACGCCTGCGGACACTGGATTTCGAGCAGATGTCGAACGCGGAAATGGCGCGCGCGAAGAAGATGATCGCGCGGCTGACCCTGCCGGTGCAGCCGTTGAAGTCCCGCCGCACCATCGCCGCGCCGCAGGGTCTGTCGCCCGATTGGCGGCGCACGATGCGCACGGCGATGCGGTCTGGGGGCGAACTCACCCGGTTTGAGCGTCGCACGCCCCGCATCCGCTGGCCCGCTCTGGTGGCGATCTGCGACATCTCTGGATCGATGTCGCATTACTCCCGCGCGGTGCTGCACTTCCTGCATGCAGTCTCGAACCAGAAGGGCGCGGGCTGGGCGGATGTGCACGCCTTCACCTTCGGAACGCGGCTGACCAATATCACCCGCCACCTACGCCAGCGCGATGTGGATGCGGCCCTCGCCGCCGCCGGTGCGCAGGCGCAGGACTGGGAGGGCGGCACCCGGATCGGCCAGTGCCTGACAGAGTTCAACCGCGACTGGTCGCGTCGGGTCATGGGGCAGGGGGCCATCGTTCTTCTGATCACCGATGGCCTTGATCGGGGTGACCCGGATGAGCTGGAGCGCGCGATCACCCGCCTGCAGCTTACCGCGCGCCGCGTGATCTGGCTCAATCCGCTGTTGCGCTTCGATGGCTTCGCTCCAAAGGCCAAGGGCATCGCCACGATCCTGCGCCACGTGGACAGCTTTCGCGCCGGTCACGACATCGCATCGCTGGAAGGATTGGCCGCTGCGATCGCCAAACCCGACGACGTCGGCGAGAAAGCGCGCATGATGCGCCTTTTGGGCGTGTGA
- a CDS encoding OmpA family protein encodes MLKSLKTTTALVASLNLIVPFPALAQATDAQSRAVEACSADITSAECLTATQDAVSQGVDPEQLQAQIQNGPEAEAEAEAGLEAEPSEAPAAPEAPEAAAEPEAPADVGTVNEEAPAAEAPVEEAPAEEAPAIEAPAAEAPAEEAAPESTTAPEAAPESTEQMPSEADLQEQLGADTDVNAEADAAVEAETEVEAQTEAGSEAEMETEAQTETEAPLEAEAEAEAETDAETATDDTMPSTDDLEQQLGAAEAEAEGQANADVEAEGDATADSETVTDIESETTAETSTVAPEEQTMTESEQAAVEGAAPAAAAASEDAEAVESETTTITDTRSSSEDFEESINAQPADATAQANNDDDDDNDNEDGISGLTDLEKALVLGAGALGVGMLLRGNQQVVASSNDRVVVSGSDGGYELIKDDNSLLAQPGAQVQNQTFDDGSSRSTVTYEDGTQIVTIRDNQLRVVRRVRISPNGEQVVLIDDLNENIQPVNVQQLQQTTQQSQTVNLADEAALRQALATDRSFDRAYSLSQVRNIAEVRQQVPAVDLESITFETGSAAIRPEQADELRGLGQYIRDSIAENPRAIFLVEGHTDTVGNGAYNLALSDRRAESVALALTEYFDVPASNLVVQGYGERFLKVAQEGDIRENRRATVRNVTPLLQIAAAN; translated from the coding sequence ATGTTGAAGTCTCTTAAGACAACCACCGCGCTCGTCGCTTCGTTGAACCTGATCGTGCCCTTCCCGGCGCTCGCTCAGGCGACCGACGCACAGTCCCGCGCCGTCGAGGCCTGCTCGGCCGATATCACCTCTGCCGAATGTCTGACCGCGACGCAGGATGCAGTATCCCAAGGCGTTGATCCGGAACAGCTGCAGGCGCAAATTCAGAACGGTCCCGAAGCGGAAGCGGAAGCCGAGGCTGGCTTAGAAGCCGAACCCTCCGAGGCACCTGCCGCGCCGGAAGCCCCCGAAGCCGCTGCCGAACCCGAAGCGCCCGCTGATGTCGGCACGGTGAATGAGGAAGCGCCTGCCGCCGAAGCGCCAGTGGAAGAGGCTCCCGCGGAAGAAGCACCCGCTATCGAAGCCCCTGCCGCTGAAGCCCCGGCTGAAGAGGCCGCGCCAGAGTCGACAACCGCCCCCGAGGCCGCGCCGGAAAGCACCGAACAGATGCCGTCCGAGGCTGACCTGCAGGAGCAGCTTGGTGCGGATACAGACGTGAACGCCGAAGCGGATGCAGCTGTCGAAGCGGAAACTGAAGTCGAAGCACAGACGGAGGCCGGCTCCGAAGCGGAAATGGAGACCGAGGCTCAAACCGAGACCGAAGCACCCTTGGAAGCAGAAGCTGAGGCCGAAGCTGAGACTGACGCCGAAACCGCGACGGACGACACCATGCCGTCTACGGACGATCTGGAGCAGCAACTCGGAGCCGCCGAAGCCGAGGCCGAAGGTCAGGCAAACGCCGACGTCGAAGCCGAAGGTGACGCAACCGCCGATAGCGAGACGGTGACGGACATCGAGTCCGAGACGACTGCCGAAACCTCGACCGTCGCGCCCGAAGAGCAGACCATGACGGAAAGCGAGCAAGCCGCCGTTGAAGGCGCGGCCCCCGCCGCCGCTGCTGCGTCCGAAGATGCGGAGGCCGTCGAAAGCGAGACAACGACCATCACCGACACGCGCTCCAGCTCGGAAGATTTCGAGGAGTCGATCAACGCCCAGCCGGCCGATGCGACCGCTCAGGCCAACAACGATGACGATGACGATAACGACAACGAAGACGGCATTTCCGGTCTGACCGATCTGGAAAAAGCGCTTGTCCTTGGTGCCGGTGCTCTCGGTGTTGGCATGCTGTTGCGCGGCAATCAGCAGGTCGTCGCATCCTCGAACGACCGTGTTGTCGTTTCGGGCAGCGACGGTGGGTATGAGTTGATCAAGGACGACAACTCGCTGCTGGCCCAACCCGGTGCGCAGGTTCAGAACCAGACGTTCGACGACGGCTCCAGCCGTTCCACCGTGACGTATGAGGATGGCACCCAGATCGTCACCATCCGTGACAATCAACTGCGTGTCGTGCGCCGCGTGCGGATCTCGCCCAACGGTGAGCAAGTCGTGCTGATCGACGACCTGAACGAGAACATCCAGCCGGTGAACGTCCAGCAACTGCAGCAGACCACGCAGCAGTCGCAAACGGTCAACTTGGCCGATGAAGCCGCTTTGCGTCAGGCCTTGGCAACCGATCGGTCCTTTGATCGCGCCTACAGCTTGAGCCAAGTGCGCAACATCGCCGAGGTCCGCCAGCAGGTGCCCGCCGTCGATCTTGAATCGATCACCTTCGAAACAGGCTCTGCCGCCATCCGTCCCGAGCAGGCCGATGAGTTGCGCGGTCTGGGTCAGTACATTCGCGACAGCATCGCGGAAAACCCGCGTGCGATCTTCCTCGTGGAAGGTCACACCGATACCGTCGGCAACGGGGCCTACAACCTTGCGCTGTCCGACCGCCGCGCGGAGTCAGTGGCGCTGGCGCTGACGGAGTATTTCGACGTGCCAGCCTCGAACCTTGTGGTCCAAGGCTACGGCGAGCGCTTCCTGAAGGTCGCGCAGGAAGGCGACATCCGCGAGAACCGTCGCGCCACCGTGCGCAACGTGACCCCGCTTCTGCAGATTGCCGCTGCGAACTGA
- a CDS encoding AAA family ATPase: protein MADMPASIDDVQTMLRDQDYVCGRPLATVAYLALTLGRPLFLEGEAGTGKTEIAKAIAAALGRKLIRLQCYEGLDAASAVYEWNFAEQMIAIRSAEATGGADRAALKTELFTEDYLISRPLLEAMRPQTGGAPVLLIDEIDRTDAPFEAFLLEALSDFAVTIPELGTIKAPEPPIVILTSNRTREVHDALKRRCLYHWVDYPAFEREIDILQARAPEASADLSRQVVAFVQKLRGKDLFKKPGVAETIDWAKCLLALDMMELSPQVIADTLGAILKYQDDIQRMEGSEAKRLLDEVNAELSPA, encoded by the coding sequence ATGGCCGACATGCCCGCTTCCATCGACGATGTGCAGACCATGCTGCGCGATCAGGACTACGTTTGCGGGCGTCCGCTTGCGACCGTGGCCTATCTTGCGCTGACCCTGGGCCGCCCGTTGTTCCTTGAAGGCGAGGCGGGAACGGGAAAGACCGAAATCGCGAAGGCCATCGCCGCCGCGCTGGGCCGTAAGCTGATCCGCCTGCAATGCTACGAAGGGCTGGACGCCGCATCCGCCGTCTACGAATGGAACTTCGCCGAGCAGATGATCGCGATTCGCTCGGCCGAAGCGACCGGCGGGGCCGACCGCGCGGCCCTGAAGACGGAGCTCTTCACCGAGGACTACCTGATCTCACGACCGCTTCTGGAAGCGATGCGTCCCCAGACCGGCGGCGCGCCCGTCCTCTTGATCGATGAGATCGACCGCACCGACGCCCCGTTCGAGGCCTTCTTGCTGGAAGCCCTGTCGGACTTCGCCGTCACCATCCCGGAACTCGGCACGATCAAGGCGCCAGAGCCGCCCATCGTAATCCTGACGTCGAACCGCACGCGCGAAGTCCACGACGCGCTCAAGCGCCGCTGCCTTTACCACTGGGTCGATTACCCGGCCTTCGAGCGTGAGATCGACATCCTGCAAGCCCGCGCGCCCGAAGCCTCTGCCGATCTGTCGCGGCAGGTGGTTGCTTTCGTTCAGAAACTGCGCGGGAAAGACCTTTTCAAGAAGCCCGGCGTGGCCGAGACCATCGACTGGGCGAAGTGCTTGCTGGCGCTCGACATGATGGAGCTTAGCCCGCAGGTGATCGCCGACACCCTCGGCGCGATCCTTAAATACCAGGACGACATTCAACGCATGGAAGGCTCTGAAGCCAAGCGCCTGTTGGACGAGGTCAACGCGGAACTCAGCCCAGCATGA
- a CDS encoding XdhC family protein has protein sequence MSDTHYDDIPAIALDWHREGKGAALATVVETWGSAPRPVGSQLAISGEGQIAGSVSGGCVEGAVVVEALEAVEQGGARILEFGVSDDEAFAVGLACGGRIRVMVEPVRDGDLSPDLLERLVTARAARQQVAYVVDTENWTRDLSGPPEHADRFRLDRSGFQDDAHTFIAIHNPPLRMVVVGGVHIAQPLMQMARMTGYDAVLIDPRESFASPERFPGETLLHDWPDEAMAQHELDARTAVVTLTHDPKIDDPAIETALGADVFYLGCLGSTRTHAKRVARLEEKGFDANQIARIHAPVGLNIGSRSPAEIAISVMAEITQRLRRG, from the coding sequence ATGAGCGACACCCACTACGACGACATCCCCGCCATCGCGTTGGACTGGCATCGCGAAGGCAAGGGCGCGGCCTTGGCCACCGTGGTCGAGACATGGGGATCCGCCCCGCGTCCCGTCGGCAGTCAGCTTGCGATCTCTGGCGAGGGGCAGATCGCGGGGTCCGTCTCTGGCGGTTGCGTCGAAGGCGCCGTGGTGGTCGAAGCGCTGGAAGCGGTCGAGCAGGGCGGCGCGCGCATACTGGAGTTCGGCGTCAGCGATGACGAGGCCTTTGCCGTAGGCCTTGCCTGCGGTGGCCGCATCCGGGTCATGGTCGAGCCGGTGCGCGATGGCGACTTGTCACCCGATCTCTTGGAACGTCTGGTGACAGCGCGAGCCGCACGTCAGCAGGTGGCCTACGTTGTCGATACCGAGAACTGGACGCGTGATCTGTCCGGTCCGCCCGAGCACGCTGACCGGTTCCGGCTGGACCGGTCCGGCTTTCAGGATGATGCGCATACTTTCATCGCGATCCACAACCCGCCGCTGCGCATGGTCGTCGTCGGCGGCGTTCATATCGCGCAGCCGCTGATGCAGATGGCGCGCATGACAGGCTATGACGCGGTGCTGATCGACCCGCGCGAAAGCTTTGCCTCGCCCGAGCGCTTCCCTGGAGAGACGTTGCTGCATGACTGGCCTGACGAGGCGATGGCGCAGCACGAGCTGGATGCGCGCACGGCCGTCGTGACGCTGACCCACGATCCGAAGATCGACGACCCGGCAATCGAGACGGCGCTGGGCGCGGATGTGTTCTACCTTGGCTGCCTGGGATCGACCCGCACACATGCCAAACGTGTCGCGCGGCTGGAAGAAAAGGGCTTTGACGCCAACCAGATCGCACGCATCCATGCACCCGTTGGCCTGAACATTGGCTCGCGCAGCCCGGCGGAGATCGCGATTTCGGTTATGGCCGAGATCACCCAACGCCTGCGACGCGGCTGA
- a CDS encoding glycosyltransferase family 2 protein — translation MQVLTQRIDSADVGRGRCLAVVPRGGDRVACFFPSSFPENAITNVPGFAVDSITSIGGGLMVQGDAARDAGGRRLPLAGDPVALPETAPQLELFAGLNSALALRQVESPETVRDWLQWHATHHGLQAALIIDRGAQAAEALAKALMQTPVEGIERVVIVSFDVPLGRADQGPEQHPFNAPDAPGKDRMEPPAPDPERSAFGEMILYELCRALYLDRAAGVMNVDLSDLITDGAPTVFEQTALSPGGLLPLMAKRIYPWGVDSVDGTGFADHVCERFDGSMAHPRWCMIPDRMPDGAVWRMVRIGGAQPAAKGRVYWRAMALRHPTEKISEIVPKTALIEDARLIRTMAANFGREGQRPPVEELNPQAHSGTNRTCIVTTMKNEGPFILEWIAYHRAIGVQDFLVYTNDCTDGTDTMLDLMQDKGLLQHRDNPFKDSGLKPQHAALQAAENEPMIQDADWVICMDVDEFINIHTGDGTLADLYAAVPDANMISLTWRLFGNADVEEFRDDFLLDTYTLCAPQLARKPHQAWGFKTLTRNTGIFKKLGVHRPKGLKPQLVDHINWVNGSGKPMPETDYRNAWRSTVETYGYDLVMLNHYALRSAESFLVKRDRGRVNHVDRDQGLNYWFRMNHNAEEDRSIQRMIPALRAEYDRLLSDPEIAAQHAKCVAAHRAKIDELRATEKYKAFYAEITGDRLRKLSRMLEHFGSNVFMAGPDVIPDEVMNYAGRPDYFFTVPDEEVPG, via the coding sequence GTGCAGGTTCTGACGCAACGCATCGACAGCGCGGATGTCGGCCGGGGCCGTTGCCTTGCGGTTGTCCCACGGGGCGGCGACCGCGTGGCCTGCTTCTTCCCGTCGAGCTTTCCCGAGAACGCGATCACCAACGTGCCGGGCTTCGCGGTGGACTCCATCACCTCGATCGGTGGGGGTCTGATGGTGCAGGGCGACGCGGCGCGAGACGCTGGCGGACGCAGGCTGCCGTTGGCGGGCGATCCGGTTGCGCTGCCGGAAACTGCGCCGCAACTGGAGCTCTTCGCCGGTTTGAACAGCGCACTCGCCTTGCGGCAGGTGGAATCGCCGGAGACGGTGCGCGACTGGCTGCAATGGCACGCGACCCACCACGGATTGCAGGCCGCGCTGATCATCGACCGCGGCGCGCAGGCGGCTGAAGCGCTGGCCAAGGCTTTGATGCAAACCCCTGTCGAGGGGATCGAGCGGGTCGTGATCGTCAGCTTCGATGTCCCCCTTGGCCGCGCGGATCAGGGGCCCGAACAGCATCCGTTCAATGCCCCCGACGCCCCCGGCAAAGACCGGATGGAGCCTCCGGCGCCCGACCCGGAACGCTCTGCCTTCGGCGAGATGATCCTGTATGAGCTGTGCCGCGCGCTGTATCTGGACCGTGCGGCGGGTGTCATGAACGTCGATCTGTCTGACCTGATCACCGACGGCGCGCCCACCGTGTTTGAACAGACCGCGCTGTCACCCGGCGGCCTGCTGCCCCTTATGGCCAAGCGGATCTATCCCTGGGGCGTCGATAGCGTCGACGGCACAGGCTTTGCCGATCACGTCTGCGAGCGTTTCGACGGCAGCATGGCGCATCCCCGTTGGTGCATGATCCCCGACCGGATGCCGGATGGGGCCGTATGGCGCATGGTGCGGATCGGTGGCGCGCAACCGGCCGCGAAGGGCCGCGTCTACTGGCGCGCGATGGCGCTGCGCCACCCAACAGAGAAGATCTCCGAGATCGTGCCCAAGACCGCGCTGATTGAGGATGCGCGCCTGATCCGCACCATGGCCGCCAACTTCGGGCGCGAAGGCCAGCGCCCGCCGGTTGAGGAACTGAACCCGCAAGCGCATTCCGGAACGAACCGCACTTGCATCGTCACCACGATGAAGAACGAGGGGCCGTTCATCCTGGAATGGATCGCCTATCACCGCGCGATCGGCGTGCAGGATTTCTTGGTCTATACGAACGATTGCACCGACGGCACCGACACGATGCTCGATCTGATGCAGGACAAGGGCCTGCTGCAGCACCGGGACAATCCGTTCAAGGATAGCGGCCTGAAGCCTCAGCACGCGGCCCTGCAGGCGGCCGAGAACGAGCCGATGATCCAGGATGCGGATTGGGTCATCTGCATGGATGTGGACGAGTTCATCAACATCCACACCGGCGACGGCACGCTGGCCGATCTTTACGCCGCCGTGCCCGACGCCAACATGATCTCGCTAACATGGCGCCTGTTCGGCAACGCGGATGTGGAAGAGTTCCGCGACGATTTCTTGCTGGACACCTATACCCTGTGCGCGCCGCAGCTGGCGCGCAAACCGCATCAGGCGTGGGGCTTTAAGACGCTCACGCGCAACACGGGCATCTTCAAGAAACTGGGCGTTCACCGCCCCAAGGGGCTGAAGCCCCAATTGGTCGATCACATCAACTGGGTGAACGGATCCGGCAAACCCATGCCAGAGACCGATTATCGCAACGCCTGGCGCTCTACGGTCGAGACCTATGGCTACGATCTGGTCATGCTGAACCACTACGCCCTGCGCTCTGCCGAAAGCTTTCTTGTGAAGCGGGACCGGGGCCGAGTGAACCACGTGGATCGCGATCAGGGCCTGAACTACTGGTTCCGCATGAACCATAATGCGGAAGAGGATCGCTCTATCCAGCGGATGATCCCCGCGTTGCGCGCGGAATACGACCGCCTGCTGTCGGACCCCGAGATTGCCGCTCAGCACGCGAAATGCGTCGCCGCCCACCGCGCCAAGATCGACGAGCTGCGTGCCACCGAGAAATACAAGGCCTTCTACGCCGAGATCACCGGCGACCGCCTGCGCAAGCTCAGCCGGATGCTTGAGCACTTTGGGTCGAACGTCTTCATGGCCGGCCCCGACGTGATCCCCGACGAGGTGATGAACTACGCCGGTCGCCCCGACTATTTCTTTACCGTTCCGGACGAAGAGGTTCCGGGTTAG